In Microvenator marinus, one genomic interval encodes:
- a CDS encoding mevalonate kinase family protein: MSFAPGKLFLLGEYAVLHGGIALVTAVDRGIRAELRSDRDGYRVAGADLDQKLPIRVLDHGDRAELLQRLSVDVSAFFEGKTKLGLGSSAASSVAILKAARPELSAAEVFRIADRAHREHQAGRGSGADVAASAFGGTISYRLSVRWAQHPWIGTPPQETQVEPLKLPADLRFVAVWMGDAASSTELSGKVAKLVLHEDVRATLSSIASTASYGVGACVNDDAQSLMDALSSGDALMERLGEQTGAPIICEGHRALREFAAEFGLVAKPSGAGGGDFSIVAGPKHSRWLRFCADLADLGLRAIPLEFGYSPDSESEEHSP, encoded by the coding sequence ATGAGTTTCGCTCCTGGAAAGCTCTTTCTACTTGGCGAGTACGCGGTATTGCATGGGGGCATCGCGCTGGTGACGGCTGTGGATAGAGGGATTCGCGCAGAATTGCGTTCGGACCGCGATGGATATCGCGTGGCGGGCGCGGATTTGGACCAGAAGCTTCCGATTAGGGTTTTGGACCATGGTGATAGGGCGGAGCTTCTGCAACGCCTTAGCGTGGACGTGAGCGCCTTCTTCGAGGGGAAAACCAAGTTAGGTCTCGGGTCTTCTGCGGCATCCTCTGTGGCGATTCTCAAAGCAGCACGTCCGGAGCTGAGTGCGGCGGAGGTGTTTCGCATCGCCGACCGCGCCCACCGCGAACACCAGGCAGGGCGGGGAAGTGGCGCTGATGTGGCAGCCTCGGCGTTTGGTGGGACCATTTCGTACCGCTTGAGTGTTCGGTGGGCGCAGCATCCGTGGATCGGGACTCCGCCTCAAGAGACGCAAGTAGAGCCTCTAAAACTTCCGGCCGACCTCAGGTTTGTGGCGGTCTGGATGGGAGATGCGGCGAGCTCCACGGAACTTTCAGGAAAAGTCGCGAAGTTGGTTTTGCACGAGGATGTGAGAGCAACCTTAAGTTCAATTGCGTCAACCGCTTCCTACGGCGTGGGCGCATGCGTGAACGATGATGCGCAATCGTTGATGGATGCGCTCTCGTCGGGTGATGCGCTCATGGAGAGGCTCGGTGAGCAGACTGGAGCGCCAATCATCTGTGAGGGGCACCGTGCGCTTCGCGAGTTTGCGGCTGAGTTTGGTTTGGTCGCAAAACCGAGCGGAGCGGGTGGAGGCGATTTTTCAATCGTTGCGGGGCCCAAGCATTCTAGATGGTTGAGGTTCTGTGCGGATCTGGCGGATTTGGGTCTTCGCGCCATACCTCTAGAGTTCGGCTACTC